The region AACGCCGAATCCCTGCGGGCCGCCGCCGGCCGGCTCTTCGCGGCCGTCCGGGCGGACGGCCTGGTGTTCACCGCCGGCGCGGGCCACTCGCTGGCCGGGGTGATGGAGTCCTTTTACCGGGCCGGCGGGCTGGCCGCGGTCCGCCCGCTGTACCACCCGGACTTGCTGCCCCTGCACGGCACGGTCGCCAGCACCATGACCGAGCGCCGCAGCGGCCTGGCCGAAGAGGTTCTCACCGCGGCCGGATTCCGGGGCGGCACGGATGCGCTGGTGGTGTTCTCCAACTCCGGGGTGAACGCGTATCCGGTGGAGCTGGCCACGCTAGCCCGCGCGGCGGGATCGACGGTCATCTCGATCACCTCACCGGCGGCAAGCGCCGAAGCCCCAAAACGCGCGGGCTCGACGCTAGCCGAGCAAGCCGAGATCGTGCTGGACACCCTCGTGCCCGGCGGCGACGCGAGCTATCCGGCGGCAGCGCCGGTGACCGCGCCACTGTCTTCATTGGCCAACGCGTTCCTGTGGAACATGCTGCTGGTCCAGTTACACGACCTCGCCACGGCGGCGGGCATCGAGCTCCCGGTCTGGCGCAGCGCGAACACGATCGGCGGCGACGAGGCCAACGCCGCCAACATCAAGCACTACGGCGAAAGAGTGCCCGGCCTCCGCTGACTTAGCTAGAAAGCGTTTCACAAGTGGTTTGCATAGCGGTGCCGGTAGCGGAACCTCACACGCCGCCTGGACTCCGGGATCCCCGACTTATGTATGCCCAATACACGGCGCTGGGGCTGTCCTCGCCAGGCGACGTCTGAGAACCCGCGGCGGTGCAAGCTGAGTCCCACACCGCAAGCGGCTTACGCCGCTTATAAGACAGACCCTAGTCCGAGCCGAACTGGTTGGACATCTCCGTGATGCGGCGCAGCTGCGCGGCCCGCTCGGCAGCCAGCTGTTGCTCCGGATCGACCGCCTCGTCGGCCTGCGCCAGCAGCGCCAGCGTTTCGCGGACCGCGCCGGCCGGTGCTCGAACGACCGCGTCGGCGAGCTGATCCACCGCGTCGTCGAGCCGACCGGGTTCGACGACGGAGTTCGCCAGGCCGAGCCGCAGCGCCTCCTCCGCCTGAATTT is a window of Saccharopolyspora phatthalungensis DNA encoding:
- a CDS encoding sugar isomerase domain-containing protein, whose protein sequence is MPETGPVHAEQTLTHLRKIGAHNAESLRAAAGRLFAAVRADGLVFTAGAGHSLAGVMESFYRAGGLAAVRPLYHPDLLPLHGTVASTMTERRSGLAEEVLTAAGFRGGTDALVVFSNSGVNAYPVELATLARAAGSTVISITSPAASAEAPKRAGSTLAEQAEIVLDTLVPGGDASYPAAAPVTAPLSSLANAFLWNMLLVQLHDLATAAGIELPVWRSANTIGGDEANAANIKHYGERVPGLR